From Pagrus major chromosome 9, Pma_NU_1.0, the proteins below share one genomic window:
- the abhd13 gene encoding protein ABHD13: MEKPWRLWGAMERCTLTLASWSWGACRVSLLALILTFHLYGGFFLLALILASVAGILYKFQDVLLYFPDQPSSSRLYVPMPTGIPHENVYIRTKDGVKLNLILLRYTGGDTPPGVAPGNQSSPTSSAPPTILYFHGNAGNIGHRVPNALLMLVNLKANVVLVDYRGYGKSEGEPSEDGLYLDAEATLDYVMTRPDLDKTKVVLFGRSLGGAVAVRLASVNPHRVAAIIVENTFLSIPHMAATLFSFMPMRLLPLWCYRNQFLSYRQVALCRMPSLFVSGLSDQLIPPVMMKQLYELSPARTKRLAIFPEGTHNDTWQCQGYFAALEQFMKDLLKSHAHEESAQPSASVTII, from the coding sequence ATGGAGAAGCCCTGGAGGCTGTGGGGGGCAATGGAGCGTTGTACCCTGACTCTGGCCTCCTGGTCTTGGGGTGCTTGTCGAGTCTCCCTTTTGGCCCTCATCCTCACCTTCCACCTGTACGGAGGATTCTTTCTCCTAGCTCTCATCCTAGCCTCCGTGGCAGGTATTCTCTACAAATTTCAGGATGTGCTTCTCTACTTCCCGGATCAGCCCTCGTCCTCTCGCCTTTACGTTCCCATGCCAACAGGAATCCCACATGAGAATGTGTACATTCGAACCAAGGACGGCGTGAAGCTTAACCTCATCCTGCTTCGCTACACAGGAGGGGACACGCCTCCTGGAGTTGCCCCTGGCAATCAAAGCAGCCCCACTTCCTCTGCTCCACCTACTATCCTTTATTTCCATGGCAACGCAGGTAATATTGGTCACAGGGTGCCAAACGCCCTGCTGATGCTGGTCAATCTGAAAGCCAACGTGGTGCTGGTGGACTACCGTGGCTATGGAAAGAGTGAGGGTGAGCCCAGTGAGGATGGGCTGTACCTGGATGCCGAGGCCACGCTGGACTACGTCATGACGCGTCCTGATCTGGACAAGACAAAAGTGGTACTGTTTGGCCGCTCACTGGGGGGCGCTGTGGCTGTGCGCTTGGCATCTGTCAACCCTCACCGTGTAGCAGCTATTATTGTTGAAAACACCTTCCTCAGCATCCCCCACATGGCAGCGACGCTCTTCTCCTTCATGCCGATGCGCCTGCTGCCCTTGTGGTGCTACAGGAATCAGTTCCTGTCCTATCGGCAGGTGGCGCTGTGCCGCATGCCCTCACTGTTTGTGTCCGGCCTGTCGGACCAGCTCATCCCACCCGTCATGATGAAACAGCTGTACGAGCTGTCTCCTGCGCGGACTAAACGCCTCGCTATCTTTCCAGAGGGGACACACAACGACACGTGGCAGTGTCAGGGCTACTTCGCTGCTTTGGAGCAGTTCATGAAAGACCTGCTGAAGAGCCACGCCCACGAGGAGAGCGCTCAGCCCTCAGCTAGTGTCACCATtatttga